A stretch of Pseudoclavibacter chungangensis DNA encodes these proteins:
- a CDS encoding ISL3 family transposase, with the protein MSHDSSGCADACSAACPCSRCDLLLGLDGVHVEDVDRRDGLLIVTVSSPAAPTGCPSCGVVATGRGRRRRVLHDVPGVTRVRIVWRQRVWRCDEVGCVRRTFVEQLPGLVARRGSITTRAVGWAIGQLRREHATVHGIARQLGTSWKTVWRAVEPELVKLAEDESRFENVTTLGVDEHIWHHVDPRKRGPKELTGMVDLSRDSTGKTRARLLDLVPGRSGKAYASWLADRGEAFRKNVQVAALDPFAGYKTAIDDKLEDATAVLDAFHVVKLGTAAVDEVRRRVQQDTLGHRGRTGDPLYGIQTILRAGAENLTEKQRTRLAAAIEADPAHDEVFVAWQCAQQLRSAYHQKDLVEGRRIAEKVVDTFHTCPIPEIARLGRTLRRWQAAFLAYFTTGRSSNGGTEAVNGIIELHRRLARGFRNRDNYRLRMLLAAGGLTP; encoded by the coding sequence GTGTCTCACGATAGTTCGGGGTGCGCTGACGCGTGCTCCGCCGCCTGCCCGTGTTCCCGCTGCGACTTGCTGCTCGGCCTCGATGGGGTCCATGTCGAGGACGTTGACCGCCGTGACGGGCTGCTGATCGTGACCGTCTCGAGCCCGGCGGCACCGACCGGCTGCCCGTCGTGCGGGGTCGTCGCGACCGGCCGCGGACGTCGCCGACGGGTGCTTCATGATGTGCCCGGCGTGACGCGGGTGCGGATCGTGTGGCGGCAGCGGGTCTGGCGGTGCGACGAGGTGGGATGCGTGCGACGGACGTTCGTGGAGCAGCTCCCGGGTCTGGTGGCCCGGCGCGGGTCGATCACCACGCGCGCCGTCGGCTGGGCGATCGGGCAGCTGCGCCGCGAGCACGCCACCGTGCACGGTATCGCCCGTCAGCTCGGAACGTCGTGGAAGACGGTGTGGCGGGCCGTCGAGCCCGAGCTGGTCAAACTGGCTGAGGACGAGTCCCGGTTCGAGAACGTCACCACCCTCGGCGTCGATGAGCACATCTGGCATCACGTCGACCCCCGAAAGCGCGGCCCGAAGGAACTGACCGGGATGGTCGATCTCAGCCGCGACAGCACCGGAAAGACGCGGGCCAGGCTGCTCGACCTCGTGCCCGGCCGCTCCGGGAAGGCCTACGCGTCCTGGCTCGCAGACCGCGGCGAAGCGTTCCGGAAGAACGTGCAGGTCGCAGCTCTTGACCCGTTCGCCGGCTACAAGACCGCGATCGACGACAAGCTCGAAGACGCCACGGCCGTGCTGGACGCGTTCCACGTCGTCAAGCTCGGCACCGCCGCTGTGGACGAGGTCCGCCGCCGCGTCCAGCAAGACACCCTCGGGCATCGCGGTCGGACCGGCGACCCGCTCTACGGGATCCAGACCATCCTCCGCGCCGGCGCCGAGAACCTCACCGAGAAGCAGCGGACCAGGCTCGCGGCAGCGATCGAGGCCGACCCCGCGCACGACGAGGTGTTCGTCGCATGGCAGTGCGCCCAGCAACTGCGTTCCGCCTACCACCAGAAGGACCTCGTCGAGGGGCGGCGGATCGCCGAGAAGGTCGTCGACACATTCCACACCTGCCCGATCCCCGAGATCGCCCGCCTCGGCCGCACCCTCCGCCGTTGGCAGGCAGCGTTCCTGGCCTACTTCACGACCGGACGATCATCGAACGGCGGCACTGAGGCCGTGAACGGGATCATCGAGCTCCACCGCCGCCTCGCCCGCGGCTTCCGCAACCGCGACAACTACCGGCTCCGCATGCTCCTCGCCGCCGGCGGACTCACCCCATGA
- a CDS encoding DUF262 domain-containing protein, with product MKAVDTNLMELLKKAHRFVVPIYQRVYSWDLTECEQLWDDIERAGSPERLANHFTGSIVYIESDEGTRTSREPDLIIDGQQRVTTVTLLLAALAARLDELPDDQQEPIDGFSPRKIRGIYLTNEYESGDAYFKLILTQADKEALKDVIRHGATRSTDSRVFTNFTFFVEKLREATPEELATICSGLDKLVVVDVKLTRGSDDPQLVFESMNATGKKLSQADLIRNFVLMDLPPTEQERLYESQWFPMETLFRNEPSRFDQFVRHFLTVTSGTIPRRADIYDAFKAYASQQFALGVTRASLVDDLARYARWYAAMALGQEQDTDLAHRFTDLDELTDVAYPLQLRLYADYAAGILDRDQFIEILDTVISYVFRRAACRIPTNSLNNTMATITTIIDDARYAESIAARLLTFPDYRRFPTDEEFIEALTTSDIYSFQRRTYLLDRLENHGRKERVSVAEYTIEHIMPQNANSTWQEALGVDWQAVHKRFLHTLGNLTLTGYNPEYSDRPFEQKRDMQGGFRESPLRLNRGLGQLPEWGENQIRDRAHRLALNAVEIWPRPIIEPIILTNYRHDFEAGRRFDWSELHTILENLPAGRWTSYYLLAEVVGTSAQALAGHLQQHHGCPHAYRVLSWNGHVADGFRWTDPTDTRNPKDVLMSEGVRFEGDVADLEQQLTVDDLRTLNEGNSE from the coding sequence ATGAAAGCTGTCGATACCAACCTGATGGAATTGCTCAAGAAGGCGCATCGCTTCGTCGTCCCGATCTACCAACGCGTGTACTCGTGGGATCTGACGGAATGCGAACAGCTTTGGGATGACATCGAGCGCGCTGGAAGTCCCGAACGGCTGGCGAATCATTTCACGGGCTCCATCGTGTATATCGAGAGCGACGAGGGAACACGAACCTCTCGCGAGCCCGACCTCATTATCGATGGCCAACAGCGCGTCACGACCGTCACCCTCCTGCTCGCGGCACTTGCGGCCCGCCTCGACGAGCTACCCGACGACCAACAGGAGCCGATCGACGGCTTCTCGCCACGCAAGATCCGAGGCATCTACCTCACCAATGAGTATGAATCGGGCGACGCCTACTTCAAACTGATTCTGACACAGGCCGACAAAGAAGCGCTCAAGGACGTGATCAGGCACGGTGCGACTCGCTCCACGGACTCGCGAGTATTCACGAACTTCACGTTCTTCGTCGAGAAGCTCCGGGAAGCAACACCCGAAGAGCTCGCAACGATCTGCTCCGGCCTCGACAAACTCGTGGTCGTCGACGTGAAGCTCACTCGAGGAAGCGACGACCCCCAGCTCGTGTTCGAGTCGATGAATGCGACCGGCAAGAAACTCTCGCAGGCTGACCTCATTCGGAACTTCGTACTCATGGATCTTCCGCCCACGGAGCAGGAGCGGCTGTACGAGTCGCAATGGTTCCCCATGGAGACACTGTTCCGCAACGAGCCATCGCGATTCGATCAGTTCGTGCGCCACTTCCTCACCGTCACGAGCGGCACGATTCCTCGGCGCGCCGACATCTACGATGCGTTCAAAGCTTACGCGTCCCAGCAGTTTGCATTGGGCGTCACGCGCGCATCATTGGTCGACGACCTCGCGCGATACGCCCGCTGGTATGCGGCAATGGCGCTCGGCCAGGAGCAGGACACGGATCTCGCACACCGCTTCACGGATCTTGACGAGCTCACCGATGTCGCATATCCGCTACAACTCCGACTCTACGCGGACTACGCGGCCGGCATTCTCGATCGAGATCAGTTCATCGAGATTCTCGACACCGTCATTTCATACGTGTTCCGCCGCGCCGCCTGTCGAATCCCGACCAACAGCCTCAACAACACGATGGCGACGATCACGACGATCATCGACGACGCGAGGTACGCAGAAAGCATTGCGGCTCGGCTCCTCACGTTCCCCGACTACAGACGCTTCCCGACCGACGAGGAGTTCATCGAGGCCCTCACCACTTCGGACATCTATAGCTTCCAGCGTCGCACATATCTTCTCGACAGGCTCGAGAACCACGGTCGCAAAGAACGCGTGTCAGTCGCAGAGTACACAATCGAACACATCATGCCACAAAACGCGAACAGCACGTGGCAAGAAGCGCTTGGCGTCGACTGGCAGGCAGTCCACAAGCGCTTCCTCCATACGCTCGGAAATCTCACACTCACCGGCTACAACCCGGAGTACTCAGACCGTCCGTTCGAGCAAAAGCGCGACATGCAGGGCGGGTTCAGGGAGAGCCCCCTCCGCCTGAACCGGGGACTCGGACAGCTCCCCGAATGGGGCGAGAATCAAATCCGCGACCGAGCTCACCGACTGGCGTTGAACGCGGTGGAAATCTGGCCCCGACCGATCATCGAACCCATAATCCTGACCAACTATCGTCACGACTTCGAAGCGGGGCGGCGGTTCGACTGGTCGGAGCTTCATACCATCCTCGAGAATCTTCCCGCCGGACGTTGGACCAGCTATTACCTGCTTGCGGAAGTCGTCGGCACGAGCGCCCAAGCCCTCGCGGGACATCTCCAACAGCATCATGGCTGCCCGCATGCCTATCGCGTTCTCTCCTGGAATGGACACGTCGCTGATGGATTCAGGTGGACGGATCCAACGGACACTCGCAACCCGAAGGACGTATTGATGAGCGAGGGAGTGCGATTCGAAGGTGACGTGGCCGACCTCGAGCAGCAGCTCACCGTCGACGATCTTCGGACCTTGAACGAGGGGAACTCGGAGTAG